The Sphingomonas naphthae nucleotide sequence GCTCCGCGATGCCCTGGGGCGTGGTGCCCATCCGCTGGATCGGGCCGATCTTGGGCCAGGGGATGACCCACCACAATTTGGTCGGCCCGCCACGGCGCGCCTTGGGCGCGGCGGCGGCGGGGGCAGCGCCGCCGGGCACGGGTGCCGGCGCGGCCTCGATCTGGCCGGGCGGCGGGGGCGGCGGATTGGCCGAGATCAGAGCCCAGCCGGACAGCGGCATCAGCACCATCGCCACATAGAGCAGGAAATGGACGAGATGGGCGAGGCCCTTCTCCCATCCCCTGGTGCCCGGCGCGAACGGCGGCGGGCGATGCGTCAGCCGCCACACGATCCGCACGATGCTGAGCAGCAGCACGGTGATGCCAGAGGAGATATGGGTCTGGATCACGAAGCCGCGCAGGGGCTGCTCGAACCCCTCCATGAAGAAGCCCAGCGCCAGATTGCACAGGATCAGCGCCGCGATCGCCCAATGCAGCGCGATCGCGACCTTCGTATAGCGGGTATCGGTCGTCATGAGCGCCATGCCTATCCCCTCGATGGGTTGTCGCCCGATCCTGCGGCGGGGCGCGGCCGCCCGCAATAGCCTGGGGGGAGGAGGAAAAGCACCCCGCCGTTGCCCACACCCCGCTTGACTCGCCCGCCCCACCCCCTTAGGGGCCGCGTCTCCGCGAACGGCCCCTTCGTCTAGCGGTCTAGGACGTCGCCCTCTCACGGCGAAAACACGGGTTCGAGTCCCGTAGGGGTCACCATCGTCAAGCCCTAAATGGCTGACGCGCGGACGAAATGCCGGATAGCGGCATTGATGAGGCGCCATTTCGTCCCACACTTTGATTGGGCTTCCGCGCGCTTCAGCGCGCGTGCTTGAACTGCCGTGAGACGGCAGCCGATGTCGCTTGGTGGGCGCATCTGACCCAATCCCGGCCATTCAAGCAGACTTTCCTGCTTTCCGAAACCGGCCGCTCATTCATGTGAACGGTCCGATTGCATTCGCGAGCACCACCTCCCGCTCGAAATGGCTTAATTTGGGACAAATCCGTCATTCCCAACAACCTGCGGCAACGGCAGATTCTGCTGGAAGCGGTCATTGCCACCCCGATCGAATGCCGGCGCGGAACGCGTAATTGTGGGGCGATTCCGCCCCGACCCTTTACCTCGCCACCAACCGGGCAGCTATCGGGAAAGTGCGCTGGCTTTTGGGTCGGGAACGCGGACGATTGGTGGAAAGCGGACATTCGCGGGATCGCATGATCGAGGTCCGGTAGGGTCAGAAGCGGACTGGTGCCGGACGGATCAGGCAGGAAAATGAATACCGCACAGTTTGTTACCGTCGGGATCACGAAAATAGGCCAGTTCGATGGTGCCCATGGAGGCAGTTTCGCGCGGTCCGGGCGGAGCTTCGATCGAGGTCCCGCCAGCGGCAACGGCGGTATCGTGAAGCTGCTTCACCTGCTCGGGCGAGTCGCAGGAAAAGGCGACGGTGCTGCCGTTGGCGACGCTTGCCGGTTCGTCGTTGATCGGCTGGCTGACGATGAAATTGGTCCCGTTGCCGTTATTGTAGATCAGACGTGTATGGCCGCTGTCGGCGATGTTCCTCGTCCCTTCCCCTGCACCCAAGGTGCCGAGCACCGTGTCGTAGAAGCGCTTAGACCGTTCAATGTCGTTCGATCCGACCATGGTGTGAAAAAGCACGCATACTCTCCTGAAGGCTGATCGACTTCCGATCGCCATTGGCGATCTCACCTAACAGGCACATGATCCGCGGTCACCCCCGAGTCCTCGGAATGTCCGCTACTGGGGCGGCTGCCGACCGGCGGTTTCATGAGGATCGATCGGCAGCTCCCGTCAAATCCGGACGTTCGCGTCCCGTTTAGCGAACGGCGAAATCTGGACTGCAGCCGGGAGCTACGGCCGGATCTTGGGACTTAGCCGTCGTTCGCGAGCC carries:
- a CDS encoding VOC family protein; translation: MLFHTMVGSNDIERSKRFYDTVLGTLGAGEGTRNIADSGHTRLIYNNGNGTNFIVSQPINDEPASVANGSTVAFSCDSPEQVKQLHDTAVAAGGTSIEAPPGPRETASMGTIELAYFRDPDGNKLCGIHFPA
- a CDS encoding cytochrome b, encoding MALMTTDTRYTKVAIALHWAIAALILCNLALGFFMEGFEQPLRGFVIQTHISSGITVLLLSIVRIVWRLTHRPPPFAPGTRGWEKGLAHLVHFLLYVAMVLMPLSGWALISANPPPPPPGQIEAAPAPVPGGAAPAAAAPKARRGGPTKLWWVIPWPKIGPIQRMGTTPQGIAEQKLLHDTLVERHMQIAWIIIALLVLHVGGALKHQFVDGQAEFARMGIGRGRRAPR